GACGGCCTCCTTGTGGTGAAAAGACCGCTCCGTCGCGGTCGGTTATACGAATGTGGATCGCAACCCTTCTCTCCCTGTATCTCCGCCCTGCCTCCGCTGCTATCCGTGACTCGCTTCAGGTCACTTCCGCCTCCCTTTGACGCCGCCCGCTTCACGAGATCACGGGTTAATGCCGGTGGAGGGCCCCATCACATGATGGGCTGGGTTATTCGGAGGCCGGTCCTAATCACCCACGCCTCCACCGGCGGCTCACCACAGCGCAATCGTCGTGCCGATCTCGGAGCCGGATCGGCCGACCTGCAGCTTTTCTCTGGCGAGACAAAGAGTTAGGTCTGTTTGCTTCGCGCGATTCCGGGCTGAGTCCGAGCGGCAAAATTTCCAGACGGTTAGACAGTCCGGCGAGGAGCCGAAGCCGCTCAACCACATTTCAAGTAGTTAGACTGTCTATTTCCTTGGACAGATGAAGACCGCAAGTGAGGCGGGAAGGGGCAGATCCGGTCATGGTACGATGGGCGGCGGGGAGGCTCATTTCTTTGAGCGCGCCTCATTTGAGATTGAAGGTCGGTCCTGCCAGGCGGGGCAGACCCATGCGTGCCGATTCTTCCAAGCTCCTGCTCTTGCTCGTCGGCGGCAGCGCCGGCGCACTCCTGACAGGTCTGTCATTACAGGTGCAATGGCCGGACTGGCGGTGGCATCAGGAACCGGTCCATTCCACAGTGGAGGCGCTGGGTGGCCTGGCTGCCATCGCCACGGCCATTGTGCTACTTCACAGGCGGAATACCTCTCCGGCCCAGAAGTGGCGTACCGTGGCGGTCGGGTTGCTGGGGATGGGCCTGTTACAGATCTTCCACGCCATGGCAGAGCCGGGCCATGCCTTCGTCTTTCTCCGCAACGTCGCGAGCCTGACCGGCAGCATCGGATTCGTGCTGACCTGGTTGGGGGATGAACCGGACCGTCCGTCCCAAACCGCCCGATGGCTCTGGATGATCCCAGCGGGGGCGTTCGCGCTCGGAGCCTGGGGACTCCTCTTTCCTGAGCAACTCCCAGAGATGATGCGGAACGGACAATGGACGGCGGCAGCCCTGGTTTCGCAAAGCCTGGCCTCACTGTTCTTTTTCGCCGGGGCCGTCCGTTTGTTCCCGGATTACCGACGAAACGTCCAAGCCGAAGACCTGCTTTTCACGTTTCTCCCGCTGCTGTTCGGCCTGGCGGAGGTCGTGTTCCTCTATTCGGTTCCCTGGGGAGCCAGTTGGTGGTTTTGGCATGGATTGGGCCTCATCGCCTGCTCGTTGCTGCTGATCTATCTGAGCCGGGGCTACCTCCGCATGGTGGATGAGCTGACTTCTGCCTTGAACCAAGCCACGCGCGCCGAACAGACATTGCGCCGAAGCGAGCAGCAACTTCGGCGGGCGATTGACGAGCGGGAGCGGATGGCGGAAGACCTCCATGACGGGGTGATTCAGTCCGTCTTCGCGATCGGTCTCAACCTCGAACGTTGCCAGCGACTCGTCACGACCGAACCGGAGGAGTCGATGACGCAGTTGGGCGCCTCCATCGCCGATCTCAAGCTGGTCATCCGCGATCTGCGCGGCTATCTGGGAGGACTGGAGCCGCCGATCTCGAACGGGCAGGGGCTCGAAGCGGCCTTGACGTCCCTGGTTAACGGCATGAATGGTTCCGGCAGGCTCAGGTACACTCTTCAGTTCGATTCCGAAGCTTCAGAGCTGGTCACCGGGGATCAGGCCACGCACCTGGTTTCCATTGCGCGGGAGGCCATGAGCAATAGTCTCCGCCATTCAGGCGCCAGCGCGGGAACCCTGTCATTCGGCTTGTCGGAAGAGGGCCTGCGGCTTGTGGTGGAGGACAATGGCGTCGGGTTCGAGGTTTCGCGTTCTCCACAGCAGGGGCACGGACTCAAGAACATGCAGGCCCGAGCAAAGAGATTCGGCGGACGTCTCGACGTGCGATCCGGGCATGGTCATGGCACAACCGTCGTCTGCACGATCCCGATCCTTCCTATGGAGCGGACGCATGCCTCTTCCTGACGAGCAGCCGATTCGCTTGCTGTTGGTGGACGACCACGAAGTGGTCCGGCTCGGCCTCAAGACATTGTTCGAGGAGGCCGGCGGCTTCCAGGTCGTCGGCGAGGCCGGCACCCAATCCGCCGCGATCGCCGAAGCCGGCCGTTTGAGACCGGATGTCGTCTTGATGGACGTCAAGCTGCCGGACGGAAGCGGCGTGGAGGCTTGCCGATCCATCCGCGCGGCGCAGCCTTCGGCCAGAGTGTTGTTTCTCACTTCCTATGCCGATGACGAGGCCGTGCTGGCGACGATTCTCGCGGGAGCCGATGGGTTCTTTCTGAAGGACGTGAGCGGCGACGACCTGGTCCGGGCGCTGAGAAAGGTCGCCGGCGGCCAATCTATCCTTGACGGCGCCGTGACGCAACGGGTCTTGGCGCGGGTCAAAACGCTCTCCAGCCTCACAGCCGCGGCGGCCGGAGAGGAGAAACAGCAGGCGCTCTCGCCTCAGGAACAGAAGGTCCTGGCGCTGGTCGCAGAGGGGAAGACCAACAAGGAGAT
The DNA window shown above is from Nitrospira tepida and carries:
- a CDS encoding sensor histidine kinase; the encoded protein is MRADSSKLLLLLVGGSAGALLTGLSLQVQWPDWRWHQEPVHSTVEALGGLAAIATAIVLLHRRNTSPAQKWRTVAVGLLGMGLLQIFHAMAEPGHAFVFLRNVASLTGSIGFVLTWLGDEPDRPSQTARWLWMIPAGAFALGAWGLLFPEQLPEMMRNGQWTAAALVSQSLASLFFFAGAVRLFPDYRRNVQAEDLLFTFLPLLFGLAEVVFLYSVPWGASWWFWHGLGLIACSLLLIYLSRGYLRMVDELTSALNQATRAEQTLRRSEQQLRRAIDERERMAEDLHDGVIQSVFAIGLNLERCQRLVTTEPEESMTQLGASIADLKLVIRDLRGYLGGLEPPISNGQGLEAALTSLVNGMNGSGRLRYTLQFDSEASELVTGDQATHLVSIAREAMSNSLRHSGASAGTLSFGLSEEGLRLVVEDNGVGFEVSRSPQQGHGLKNMQARAKRFGGRLDVRSGHGHGTTVVCTIPILPMERTHASS
- a CDS encoding response regulator, coding for MPLPDEQPIRLLLVDDHEVVRLGLKTLFEEAGGFQVVGEAGTQSAAIAEAGRLRPDVVLMDVKLPDGSGVEACRSIRAAQPSARVLFLTSYADDEAVLATILAGADGFFLKDVSGDDLVRALRKVAGGQSILDGAVTQRVLARVKTLSSLTAAAAGEEKQQALSPQEQKVLALVAEGKTNKEIASALALSDKTVGNYLSNIFQKLQVTRRAQAAVYYTKRFPQ